Below is a genomic region from Numida meleagris isolate 19003 breed g44 Domestic line unplaced genomic scaffold, NumMel1.0 unplaced_Scaffold1387, whole genome shotgun sequence.
GCTGCTGCATGCCCACGCTCTGGCTCTGCAGATGGGTGTTAAAGATTTTCACGACGCGGCGCAGCTCTTGCTTGAGGTCCACGCACTCCAGCATCTGCAACACACGCGGCTCTTAGCGGTGGATCCAACAGTCAGCTTGGGAAAGGACAGCAGGGCATGGCCAAGCCTGGCCGtgagggaggcagcagggcttGTGCCACCAGTGGGCTTGCAGCCCCAAGctggctgcttctgcagctgttgCTCACCTCAACGAGGAAGACCATGGCCACCATCTCCCAGGAGCAgaagctgttgctgagcagctcaAGCAGCTGGTGGAAGATGGGGGCACGCAGAGCTCCAGGCAGTTCCCTCATCACCCTGGCAGGCATAAGAAGGCCCCATCAGCCCCGAGCCGGGCGGACGCAGCTCTGGCTGGGCAGCCCTCTTGCCAGTGCCCCAGGGGCCACGGGCTCCGGTGCTGGGGCAGCACTTTCTCTGAGAACGGGGAACCCCCTGCCACCCCGAGGAAGGAGTTCTCACCTGGCCACCACCTGCACACCCTGGAGGTGGGTGACGGCGCTGAGAAGCGCGTCCCAGCCGCCCTGCTCCTGAATGGCCTCCATCTGCCTCTGGAGGCCCacgctgcagagcagcagcttcaagGCCTGCACCGCGGCCCTGCAGGTGGAGAACAGTGCGAGTCACAGCGGGAGCCCCAGCAGCGGGTCCCTGGGTGCAGCGGGGGGAGGGGGATGTGGCACCTGATGGGAGTGAGCTGGCCCTGCTGGTGCTCCACCCAGAAGATTTCCACCTCCTGCTCTGTCAGCTTCGTGGTGAAGGAGACTTGCAAGAGGAGGGCCAGGAAGAGCTGGGGGAAAATGGCCTCCGCCTCCTTCAGGACGAGAGGCAGCTGGAAGATTTCCGGTAGCAtccttgctgcctgcagaaagcaccCGGATACCATCCTTGCCCTGTCCCCCGGGTTTCCATCCCTTCTCTAGAAGCGtagggatggagggagggatggggaaggagacCCCCAGAGCCCCAGGCGGGTCTACGGGTGCGTCCGAGGGCAGGAAGAAGGCTTGGGGGGTGGACAGGGAAGGGGAGCGGGGACTCAGGCTCAGCTGGGTGAGTGAGGAACTCACAGCCAGGGCGAGGACGCGTGGCCAGTCCTTGATGAATGGGGACTCTAGCTGCGGAGAGTGGTTGAGGAGCACtcggagcagctcctgcagcagcttctccacGGCCGGGGGCTCCGAGAGCATTGCCCTCCACATGGTGACGGCGACACTGCGGGTCCCCAGGGAGGTCAGCGTGGCTGTCCCCGCCTGGCTGACAGccatgggatggggtggggagaggagaggagaggagcccTGAGTGCTGTGGGCCCCGTACCTGGTGCAGGTGGGGGAGCAGACCAGCAGGCTGCTAACCATCTCCCTCGGGTGTTTGCTGGCCAGCACGAGCAGGGCCCTGCCCAGGCTTTTGAGAGCCGGCTCGGCTTTGACGGAAGGCAGGCTGCGGTAGATCATCTTCACGATGTTGTGCACCTGGAGGGGGACACGCGTGAGAATGGGATGGCACCGGAGCAGGGCCCCGCTGCcatccccactgctgcctgccgGCCAAGCGCGGTGCCGATGCCGGTgccagggaaggagcagaggcccgagggctggagctgtggcagcagcaggttcCCACCCGCCGCGGAGGGAAGTGAGCCTCTGCCGCGAGCACGTCCACCATGTGGGCAGCCAGCTCGGTGCTGTGGAGTCTCGGCGCTGTCATGCTCTCGATGGCCGTGAGGAAGACATCAAGCCTTTCGGGGTACAGGAGgtatttcagaaacatctgtgggaggaaggagaggagggacAACTCATTCCCTGAATGGCTGCTGGGCCGTGCTGGTGCCTcgggagagctgggagcaggcgTGGGCTGGGGGACGCCTGGGGTAC
It encodes:
- the LOC110390580 gene encoding maestro heat-like repeat-containing protein family member 7 is translated as MCQLAAVEERAVACIARLLAFSNTCSLPELCSCFTGATVFQHECEENQRFPVLGKLAGHLILCCTSTDQATGDEAMKAVHQLFTFITTPRMSLEQKDPKMPELWECQQTLLHQEVSQENRARNIFEMFLKYLLYPERLDVFLTAIESMTAPRLHSTELAAHMVDVLAAEAHFPPRRVHNIVKMIYRSLPSVKAEPALKSLGRALLVLASKHPREMVSSLLVCSPTCTSVAVTMWRAMLSEPPAVEKLLQELLRVLLNHSPQLESPFIKDWPRVLALAAARMLPEIFQLPLVLKEAEAIFPQLFLALLLQVSFTTKLTEQEVEIFWVEHQQGQLTPIRAAVQALKLLLCSVGLQRQMEAIQEQGGWDALLSAVTHLQGVQVVARVMRELPGALRAPIFHQLLELLSNSFCSWEMVAMVFLVEMLECVDLKQELRRVVKIFNTHLQSQSV